In Salinirussus salinus, the following proteins share a genomic window:
- a CDS encoding DUF1684 domain-containing protein translates to MDDAEVEDYTERLQAKRTEKDDFFAEHPQSPVPPEHREDFEGLNYFPADPEYRVSATVEVHDDPDPVEMATSDGRTVRYERVATFAFELDGEPTRLHGYRQDAGADEPVFVPFRDKTTGQETYADGRYMELAVEGELEDGAEVTLDFNLAYSPFCAYSETFSCPLPPEENWLETTVEAGERTPEM, encoded by the coding sequence ATGGACGACGCCGAGGTCGAGGACTACACCGAGCGCCTGCAGGCAAAGCGCACAGAGAAAGACGACTTCTTCGCCGAGCACCCGCAGTCGCCGGTCCCGCCCGAGCACCGCGAGGACTTCGAGGGACTGAACTACTTCCCGGCAGACCCCGAGTACCGCGTGAGTGCGACCGTCGAGGTCCACGACGACCCCGATCCCGTCGAGATGGCCACCAGCGACGGCCGGACCGTCCGCTACGAGCGCGTCGCCACCTTCGCCTTCGAGCTCGACGGCGAGCCGACGCGACTGCACGGCTACCGCCAGGACGCCGGTGCCGACGAGCCCGTCTTCGTCCCGTTCCGGGACAAGACGACCGGCCAGGAGACCTACGCCGACGGCCGCTACATGGAGCTAGCGGTCGAGGGGGAACTCGAAGATGGGGCGGAGGTGACACTCGATTTCAACCTTGCGTATTCCCCGTTCTGTGCCTACAGCGAGACCTTCTCCTGCCCGCTGCCGCCCGAGGAGAACTGGCTGGAGACGACCGTTGAGG